Genomic window (Allostreptomyces psammosilenae):
CGCGCCCAAGCGCACCCGCAAGAGCGCCGCGACGAAGACCGCGGCCAAGCGCACCACCACTACTACCACCACCACCAAGGCCGTGCGCGCCACGGCGACGCGCACGACGCGGACCGCCGTGGCGGCCACCGCGCCGAAGGCGATCGCCGAGGCGTCGGTGGACGAGCCGGTCTCCGAGGAGGGCCTCGAGGCCGCCGGCGCGCCGAGCGCTCCGGCGAAGAAGGCGCCCGCCGCCAAGAAGGCCGCCCCGGCGAAGAAGGCGGCGGCGAAGAAGGCCGCTCCGGCGAAGAAGGCCGCCGCCGCCAAGAAGGCCGCCCCGGCGAAGAAGGCCACCACCAAGAAGGCCGACGAGGCGGAGGAGGCGGTCGAGGACGTCGAGCTCGCCGCCGACGTCCAGGAGCCGACCGCTCCGGGGGAGGAGAACGAGGGCTTCGTCCTGTCCGACGAGGACGAGGACGACGCGCCGGCGCAGCAGGTCGCCGCGGCGGGTGCGACCGCCGACCCGGTGAAGGACTACCTCAAGCAGATCGGCAAGGTCCCGCTGCTCAACGCCGAGCAGGAGGTGGAGCTCGCCAAGCGGATCGAGGCCGGTCTCTTCGCGGAGGACAAGCTGGCCTCCGGGGAGAAGTTGGCGCCGCGCCTGGAGCGCGAGCTGGAGATCATCGCGGAGGACGGCCGGCGGGCGAAGAACCACCTGCTGGAGGCCAACCTGCGTCTGGTGGTGTCGCTGGCCAAGCGCTACACCGGTCGCGGCATGCTGTTCCTGGACCTGATCCAGGAGGGCAACCTCGGTCTGATCCGCGCGGTGGAGAAGTTCGACTACACCAAGGGCTACAAGTTCTCCACGTACGCCACCTGGTGGATCCGGCAGGCGATCACCCGCGCCATGGCGGACCAGGCCCGCACCATCCGCATCCCGGTGCACATGGTCGAGGTCATCAACAAGCTGGCCCGGGTGCAGCGCCAGATGCTCCAGGACCTCGGTCGGGAGCCCACTCCGGAGGAGCTGGCCAAGGAGCTCGACATGACCCCGGAGAAGGTCATCGAGGTCCAGAAGTACGGCCGGGAGCCGATCTCGCTGCACACCCCGCTCGGCGAGGACGGCGACAGCGAGTTCGGTGACCTGATCGAGGACTCCGAGGCGGTCGTCCCGGCGGACGCGGTCAGCTTCACGCTGCTGCAGGAGCAGCTGCACTCGGTGCTGGACACCCTCTCCGAGCGGGAGGCCGGCGTGGTGTCGATGCGGTTCGGGCTCACCGACGGCCAGCCGAAGACGCTGGACGAGATCGGCAAGGTCTACGGGGTGACCCGGGAGCGGATCCGGCAGATCGAGTCCAAGACGATGTCCAAGCTGCGTCACCCCTCGCGGTCGCAGGTGCTGCGCGACTACCTCGACTAGTCGGCCGGTCCCCGCCGGTTCCACCCGCCGTGGTGGGGCGTCCGCGGGGCAGCCGTACGGCCGGGTTCCGGCGGGAACGTCCACACGTTTCCGCCGGAGCCCGGCCGTCGTCGTCTTCCGGCGGGGGCGCCGCGCGGTCGCTCCCGCGTCCCATCGGTCTCATCGGTGTCGTTTCCTCCCACCGGCACCGTGGCGGTGCTCCGGGTGTACCCGATCGGGTGATTTCGCGGGCACCGATTCCCGGGCATGATCACTGACAGAGGTTGCGCCGCTACGCTTAGCAGATCATCCGGGTCCCTGTGCTGTCCGAGAGTGTTCGGGACGGGGTGGGCAGGCGGCCGTCGGTGGGAGGAGAACACCCGGTGAGGATTTCGCCGAAAGCGAACAGGCCCGGCGTCCGGCGCGGGGGAGGCGCCGGAGCGCGCGGTGCTCCTGGGTGGCGGCGGGCGGGGACGGCCGCGGCCGCCCTGGCGCTGCTGGGCGGAGGGCTCACCGCGGCCGGTCCGGCGGCGGCCGTGGGGGCCGCGCCGCAGGGGGGCGGTCAGGGGCCGGGCGAGCGGATCGTGGGCGGGG
Coding sequences:
- a CDS encoding RNA polymerase sigma factor — encoded protein: MFVSASTSRSLPPEIAESAHLMALIERGKAQGQIAGDDVRHAFEADRIPATQWKNVLRSLNQVLDEEGVTLMVSAADSSAPKRTRKSAATKTAAKRTTTTTTTTKAVRATATRTTRTAVAATAPKAIAEASVDEPVSEEGLEAAGAPSAPAKKAPAAKKAAPAKKAAAKKAAPAKKAAAAKKAAPAKKATTKKADEAEEAVEDVELAADVQEPTAPGEENEGFVLSDEDEDDAPAQQVAAAGATADPVKDYLKQIGKVPLLNAEQEVELAKRIEAGLFAEDKLASGEKLAPRLERELEIIAEDGRRAKNHLLEANLRLVVSLAKRYTGRGMLFLDLIQEGNLGLIRAVEKFDYTKGYKFSTYATWWIRQAITRAMADQARTIRIPVHMVEVINKLARVQRQMLQDLGREPTPEELAKELDMTPEKVIEVQKYGREPISLHTPLGEDGDSEFGDLIEDSEAVVPADAVSFTLLQEQLHSVLDTLSEREAGVVSMRFGLTDGQPKTLDEIGKVYGVTRERIRQIESKTMSKLRHPSRSQVLRDYLD